A DNA window from Heterodontus francisci isolate sHetFra1 unplaced genomic scaffold, sHetFra1.hap1 HAP1_SCAFFOLD_368, whole genome shotgun sequence contains the following coding sequences:
- the LOC137361526 gene encoding probable G-protein coupled receptor 139, with product MEGPVPVNLLAIVILSQGNCGLSTCTTRYLVAMATTDLLFIITGVLLWRVAFYYFLGSFLVTTPVCIVIVVMFCAATEVSVWFTVTFTFVRFIAICCQKLKTKYCTEKIAVVVLTTTSILLCLKNVPFYFAYEPLWIIDNMPWFCALKSNYYTDPGWVGLDWFDTVLTPLLPFALIFLLNALTVRHILVASRVRKGLRGRSKGENCSDPEMESRRKSIILLFSISGSFMLLWLVYVIHFFYYIITGSEPRDYSDSEYMFQRLSYMLRAFSCCTNTFIYAVTQSKFREQIRNMVKYPVTSIIQLMNKLSN from the coding sequence ttaatttactagcgattgtgatcctctcccagggaaattgcggcctctccacctgcaccactcgatacctggtggccatggcaacgacgGACCTACTCTTCATTATCACTGGGGTCTTACTGTGGCGGGTTGCATTTTATTATTTCCTGGGATCTTTCCTGGTCACCACCCCTGTATGTATTGTCATCGTTGTCATGTTTTGTGCAGCTACTGAagtttctgtctggttcacagttacTTTCACCTTTGTTCGATTTattgccatttgttgccagaagctgaaaacaaaatattgcaccgagaaaattgcAGTTGTGGTTCTAACAACAACCTCGATTCTGCTTTGCTTAAAAAATGTCCCCTTTTACTTTGCATATGAACCTTTATGGATAATTGACAATATGCCATGGTTCTGTGCTTTAAAGTCAAACTATTATACTGATCCTGGATGGGTGGGacttgactggtttgatacggttttaaccccattgctcccattcgctctaATAtttttgctcaacgctctgacagtcagacacattttagtggccagtcgagtccgtaagggactgaggggtcggagcaagggagagaattgcagtgacccagagatggagagcagaagaaaaTCGATTATTTTACTTTTCAGCATATCAGGCAGCTTCATGCTCctctggttggtgtatgttatacaTTTCTTCTATTATATCATTACAGGATCAGAACCGCGGGATTACAGCGATTCTGAATATATGTTTCAAAGATTAAGCTACATGCTGCGGGCATTCAGTTGCtgtacaaatacatttatttatgcagtgactcagtccaagttcagggagCAGATTAGGAAtatggtgaaatatccagttacatcaattattcaattaatgaataaactaagCAACTGA